Proteins encoded within one genomic window of Hahella chejuensis KCTC 2396:
- a CDS encoding histidine phosphatase family protein translates to MKVHLIRHGQSKWQTGESASKDSALTELGVRQSLLLGGRLSALVNGNQTESVFYSSPLIRSVQTVNAAGVNYSIATGLKEASFHVASELPGFAHPAKHERLLSDSQRYLDFRRAVADVFKQLTHNESKDVFLFTHGGVIKTILRVIHSTDTVCYQIKNCSLTTLTWRRSRWHLDALNECNHLPLEMVT, encoded by the coding sequence ATGAAAGTACACCTTATCAGGCATGGCCAATCCAAGTGGCAAACTGGAGAGAGCGCAAGTAAAGACAGCGCTCTCACTGAGCTTGGCGTCAGGCAATCGTTGTTACTTGGGGGAAGACTCTCCGCCCTCGTCAACGGCAATCAAACAGAAAGCGTATTTTATAGCAGTCCGTTGATCCGGTCTGTGCAGACAGTAAACGCGGCTGGCGTTAATTACTCGATTGCTACCGGATTGAAGGAAGCAAGTTTTCATGTGGCGAGCGAGCTGCCAGGTTTCGCACATCCGGCGAAGCATGAGCGGTTACTTTCCGATAGTCAAAGGTATCTGGATTTCAGGCGCGCTGTTGCAGATGTATTCAAACAGCTTACGCACAATGAAAGTAAGGATGTCTTTCTATTTACTCATGGAGGCGTGATTAAAACTATTCTGAGAGTTATTCATAGTACGGACACCGTTTGCTACCAGATAAAAAATTGTTCTTTAACGACGCTTACATGGCGTCGCTCCCGATGGCATTTGGATGCGCTTAATGAATGTAATCACCTGCCATTGGAAATGGTGACTTAA
- a CDS encoding peptidoglycan-binding domain-containing protein has translation MTITITSSVGINGANRRNDVAIIQALINAFDAWKTEIKPLTVDGKIGNKSIYAIKEFQKQAIGIRHPDGRVDPNGKTFRYLTMYLSNDELSLLETSLFNGKEATLIVSTKKIQSFSGLSGQTVTYKSTLPKDQQLVSNYAISVIKIALKEAGMSHAVITSTLRTPSEQAKLMYKNAKLNLKKQYALYGRNGDKVLDIYDSNKEKSESDIISLMEDEIVNLEKAGKRVSKHCVSESSYKTLNVFDIGYNSTKSASKNFNKEKFHNALSQLNKDGYISQLIDETNKSNKCWHIEIIPNNKALPIYDKGSILNPIKYINGLC, from the coding sequence ATGACTATCACTATTACCAGTTCTGTAGGTATAAATGGTGCCAATAGGAGAAATGACGTCGCTATCATCCAAGCACTGATTAATGCCTTTGACGCCTGGAAAACTGAGATTAAACCATTAACGGTAGACGGTAAAATTGGAAACAAATCCATTTATGCCATAAAAGAATTTCAAAAACAGGCAATTGGAATAAGACACCCCGATGGCAGGGTAGATCCCAATGGAAAAACTTTTCGATATTTAACCATGTATTTAAGCAATGATGAGCTATCTCTCCTGGAAACCTCACTGTTTAATGGAAAAGAAGCAACTCTCATAGTTTCTACTAAAAAAATACAGTCATTCTCTGGCCTAAGTGGTCAAACTGTCACCTACAAAAGCACCCTTCCGAAGGATCAGCAACTTGTATCAAATTATGCTATTTCTGTTATAAAGATAGCGCTTAAAGAAGCAGGAATGTCCCACGCAGTTATTACCTCAACCCTTCGAACGCCGAGTGAGCAGGCGAAACTAATGTATAAAAATGCAAAGCTCAATCTGAAGAAACAGTATGCTTTATACGGTCGAAATGGTGACAAAGTCCTAGATATATATGATAGTAACAAGGAAAAATCAGAGAGCGACATTATTAGCTTAATGGAGGACGAGATAGTAAATCTTGAGAAGGCCGGAAAAAGGGTGTCAAAGCATTGTGTTTCCGAGAGCTCATACAAAACCTTAAACGTCTTCGATATTGGCTACAATTCAACAAAGTCCGCAAGCAAAAATTTCAATAAAGAAAAATTTCACAACGCATTAAGTCAACTCAATAAAGATGGGTACATAAGCCAGTTAATTGATGAGACAAACAAATCAAATAAGTGCTGGCATATAGAAATTATCCCAAATAATAAGGCACTCCCTATATATGACAAAGGATCTATCTTAAACCCCATAAAATACATAAATGGACTTTGCTAA
- a CDS encoding tetratricopeptide repeat protein: protein MKKHYLAGLLCGLLISGAGWRSACAATPEELFNSGQYDEFFSQARDAAAKGDADALFLLGKAHDLGKGVNEDREQARAFYQQAREKGSARASHNLGVMEIDAGRPKAAIPLLQEALERGLKMPTYINFAVAYNEPDPTSVFAVAGVLPNILKSGDYYAQAHELKPDAGYDFEASRQYVRAYQMSRHLLPGERDSFDSSAMRKQAVEWLQKGMDRGLRQAWTNYGVLMLDEKNYVEAQSAFSKSAAQDEPVAHYHLARIAEMGWGQEERNREQALIHYEKASLSGLEAARQPARNLLEEELRYETDIDKLEQGLKRLEALRKPDDYNYVSLNSPEARLIWGKFLRDQKRTAQPLPALPIVLKACGLGFSQPHGEQFNIGENSSWRLEAHKALGEVEPLSFSGLVNAEGCAELDQEMPANVRALLNEGAVLALRFPNYSLPLQWKQEAKNILLDMQPIGAPLPSGS, encoded by the coding sequence ATGAAAAAACACTATTTGGCCGGACTGCTGTGTGGATTACTGATAAGCGGCGCCGGTTGGCGTTCCGCGTGCGCCGCAACGCCGGAAGAGTTGTTCAACAGCGGGCAGTACGATGAATTTTTTTCTCAGGCTCGTGACGCCGCGGCCAAGGGTGATGCAGACGCCCTGTTTTTGCTTGGTAAAGCTCACGATCTTGGAAAAGGCGTTAATGAGGACCGCGAGCAGGCGCGTGCTTTTTATCAACAGGCTCGGGAGAAAGGCTCTGCGCGAGCCAGCCATAACCTGGGCGTGATGGAGATTGACGCCGGGCGACCCAAGGCCGCAATACCGCTTTTGCAGGAAGCGCTGGAGCGGGGGTTGAAGATGCCTACGTATATTAATTTCGCGGTTGCGTATAACGAGCCCGATCCTACGTCTGTGTTTGCCGTGGCGGGCGTGCTTCCCAACATTCTCAAGTCCGGCGATTACTACGCTCAGGCGCATGAGTTGAAACCGGACGCAGGCTATGACTTCGAAGCCTCCCGGCAATATGTGCGCGCTTACCAGATGTCCAGACACTTATTGCCGGGAGAGCGTGATAGTTTTGACTCGTCCGCCATGAGAAAGCAGGCGGTGGAGTGGCTGCAGAAGGGGATGGACAGAGGCCTCAGGCAGGCATGGACCAACTACGGGGTGCTAATGCTTGATGAGAAAAACTACGTGGAAGCCCAATCCGCCTTCAGCAAAAGCGCCGCGCAGGACGAGCCGGTGGCCCACTATCATCTGGCCCGCATTGCGGAAATGGGATGGGGTCAGGAAGAGCGCAATAGAGAACAGGCGTTGATTCACTACGAGAAAGCCTCCCTGTCAGGGCTGGAAGCGGCCCGCCAACCCGCCAGAAACCTGTTGGAAGAGGAACTCAGATACGAAACCGACATAGACAAACTGGAACAAGGCCTGAAACGGCTGGAGGCCCTACGCAAGCCGGATGATTATAACTACGTATCGCTGAACTCGCCTGAAGCCCGCCTGATCTGGGGGAAATTTTTGCGTGATCAAAAACGAACAGCTCAGCCTCTCCCCGCGCTGCCGATCGTTCTCAAAGCCTGCGGACTGGGATTCAGTCAGCCTCATGGAGAGCAATTCAACATCGGCGAAAATTCGAGCTGGCGTCTGGAAGCGCACAAAGCGCTGGGCGAAGTCGAACCGCTTTCTTTTAGCGGTTTAGTGAACGCCGAGGGCTGCGCGGAACTGGACCAGGAAATGCCGGCGAATGTACGCGCTTTACTCAACGAGGGGGCGGTGCTAGCACTCAGATTCCCCAACTATTCGTTGCCTCTGCAATGGAAACAAGAAGCAAAAAATATCCTCCTCGACATGCAACCCATCGGCGCTCCACTGCCAAGCGGCAGTTGA
- a CDS encoding type II toxin-antitoxin system YafO family toxin, with protein MSKAKKVWLSPQIKSQFQAIPELQDLIRDFIEYKKENLKFNDTNNYINIRYLIGRDVPYDKDPLKLEDTYHAHILEKGSPSHLKATRRYNFNKQVDWTSNYALVYCTLWSEDKLPHKERSAFGILDFWLDAHGQLNTNSKFRLQEMVDEFERAVNKGETMLW; from the coding sequence ATGAGCAAGGCTAAAAAGGTTTGGCTTAGTCCACAGATAAAGAGCCAGTTCCAAGCAATTCCAGAGCTTCAGGACTTAATAAGGGATTTTATCGAGTACAAGAAAGAAAACTTAAAATTCAATGACACAAATAACTATATAAACATTAGATATCTTATCGGGAGGGATGTTCCTTATGACAAAGATCCTCTTAAGCTAGAAGATACATACCACGCACATATTCTAGAAAAAGGCTCTCCCTCGCATTTGAAGGCGACAAGAAGATACAACTTTAACAAACAAGTAGACTGGACAAGCAATTACGCCCTAGTATACTGCACGCTTTGGTCAGAAGATAAACTTCCACATAAAGAAAGAAGCGCATTTGGAATACTTGATTTCTGGCTTGATGCGCATGGCCAGCTCAATACAAATTCTAAATTCAGACTTCAAGAAATGGTTGATGAGTTTGAAAGAGCGGTAAATAAAGGAGAGACAATGCTATGGTAG
- a CDS encoding JAB domain-containing protein encodes MIASPRFAYDYLKLNLAELQHEAFGVLFLDNQHRVIEFDLMFRGTYNESTVHTREIAKKALSLNAAAVILAHNHPSQNARPSQRDIRLTREVKRTLDLLEVRVLDHVIIGGMEEFSFVENGIL; translated from the coding sequence GTGATCGCCAGCCCCCGCTTCGCCTACGACTACCTGAAACTGAATCTGGCGGAACTCCAGCACGAAGCCTTCGGCGTGTTGTTTCTGGATAATCAGCACCGCGTTATCGAATTCGATCTGATGTTCCGGGGCACCTACAACGAATCCACCGTCCACACCCGCGAAATCGCCAAAAAGGCGCTTTCACTCAACGCCGCCGCCGTCATCCTCGCTCACAATCACCCCTCCCAAAACGCCCGCCCAAGCCAAAGAGACATCCGCCTCACCCGAGAAGTGAAACGCACCCTCGACCTGTTGGAAGTGCGAGTGCTGGACCATGTGATTATTGGAGGGATGGAGGAGTTTAGTTTTGTGGAGAATGGGATTTTGTAG
- a CDS encoding AAA-like domain-containing protein → MGNTVYPGKHKLLKYNHFLDVEKSIIEVVSKEFYVTHGGEKVQLGINSEYRYIIVSPTEIYKDMFNLDREIVVVFSPYERIQARTLDVFEHVVRRHSTLRIEKICNVLISKDENVESSLTDLIKSEPESQIIIPFSYEELKRVDDQYFFRNRFRKYFYSRDLFAFEAPLKKDIYFFGRNDLIQELVNRFKSGENSGLFGLRKTGKTSLVNGIERNLQREGIQSIIIDCQDTSFNQRRWNEALHYMCVRVKSILNLSTSLPRESEFNEKNASIFFEEFLISCRDIKKIPLFFIFDEIENISRDTASSEHWRNGIDFALFWQTLRSIFQRNDRLLSYLIVGTNPTCVELPKIDSIDNPIFNHFQPTYIPGFEVRDTREMVRKLGRRMGLKFNEAVFSRLTEDFGGHPFLMRHVCSLISKNVSDKERPVDIDRLAYKKGKDDFMTNCSNYIEMIIVVLKEFYPDEYDMLSMLANEDFESFNGFAEMHHSYTSHLIGYGIIRKNRLGYDFNIDAVKDYIVGKDKYQKLRLTVQEKWSEISERRNRAEVKLRNIVRMVLMVSFGENKAKEKVLEIFGNPRKDRLKGSKYREIFDPNKSEIYFSDISKIISKNWDVFNHVFSRTKKDVFSTLEFINSSRVDAHAKEITDDEFSYFRVCMKNVEDDIEGF, encoded by the coding sequence ATGGGAAATACTGTATATCCTGGAAAGCATAAGCTTCTTAAATATAACCATTTCTTGGATGTAGAGAAATCCATAATAGAAGTGGTTTCAAAAGAGTTTTATGTTACACATGGTGGTGAGAAGGTTCAGTTGGGAATAAATAGTGAATATAGATATATAATTGTAAGTCCAACAGAAATTTATAAGGATATGTTTAACCTTGATAGGGAAATTGTTGTTGTGTTTAGTCCTTATGAGAGGATTCAGGCTAGAACTCTTGATGTATTCGAACATGTGGTAAGGCGTCATTCAACGTTACGTATAGAGAAGATATGTAATGTGTTGATAAGTAAGGACGAAAATGTTGAGTCATCTTTAACCGACTTGATTAAAAGTGAGCCTGAGTCGCAAATAATTATTCCATTTTCATATGAGGAGTTAAAGAGAGTTGATGATCAGTATTTTTTTAGGAATAGATTTAGAAAGTATTTTTATAGTAGGGACTTGTTTGCCTTTGAGGCTCCATTAAAAAAAGATATTTATTTTTTTGGTAGAAATGATTTGATTCAAGAGCTTGTTAATAGGTTTAAGAGTGGAGAGAATTCGGGGCTATTTGGGCTTCGAAAAACCGGTAAGACATCACTGGTTAATGGTATTGAAAGGAACCTTCAGAGAGAAGGTATTCAGTCTATAATTATTGATTGTCAAGATACGTCTTTTAATCAGAGGAGATGGAATGAAGCTTTGCATTACATGTGTGTTAGAGTTAAGTCCATATTAAATTTATCAACAAGTTTGCCTAGAGAGAGTGAATTTAATGAAAAAAATGCATCTATTTTCTTCGAAGAGTTTCTAATTTCTTGTAGAGATATTAAAAAGATACCACTGTTTTTTATTTTTGATGAAATAGAAAATATATCTCGAGATACAGCATCTTCGGAACACTGGCGAAATGGAATAGACTTTGCTTTGTTTTGGCAAACACTTAGATCAATCTTTCAAAGAAATGATCGTCTATTGTCGTATTTGATTGTTGGTACAAATCCGACATGTGTCGAGCTACCCAAGATAGACAGTATAGATAATCCTATATTCAACCATTTTCAGCCAACATATATACCAGGGTTTGAAGTTAGAGATACTCGAGAAATGGTTAGGAAGCTTGGTAGGAGAATGGGTTTAAAGTTCAACGAAGCAGTGTTCTCAAGGCTGACAGAAGATTTTGGAGGTCATCCTTTTCTTATGCGACATGTGTGTAGTTTGATATCGAAGAATGTTAGCGATAAGGAACGTCCTGTAGATATTGATAGATTGGCGTATAAGAAGGGGAAAGACGACTTTATGACGAACTGCTCAAACTATATAGAAATGATTATAGTCGTTTTGAAAGAATTTTATCCAGATGAGTATGATATGTTATCTATGCTGGCAAACGAGGACTTTGAGAGTTTTAATGGGTTTGCAGAAATGCATCACTCATATACGTCTCATCTAATAGGGTATGGGATAATTAGAAAAAATAGGCTTGGATATGATTTTAATATTGATGCGGTTAAGGACTATATTGTAGGGAAGGATAAGTATCAAAAATTGAGACTTACGGTTCAAGAAAAGTGGAGCGAGATATCAGAAAGAAGGAATAGGGCGGAGGTTAAATTAAGAAATATTGTTAGAATGGTTTTGATGGTCAGCTTCGGTGAGAATAAAGCAAAAGAAAAAGTTTTAGAAATATTTGGTAATCCAAGAAAAGACAGGCTAAAAGGAAGTAAATATAGAGAGATTTTTGACCCTAATAAGAGTGAAATATATTTTTCGGATATATCAAAAATAATTTCAAAGAATTGGGATGTTTTTAATCACGTTTTCTCAAGAACGAAAAAAGATGTTTTCTCCACTTTGGAATTTATAAACTCATCCAGAGTTGATGCTCATGCAAAGGAGATAACAGATGATGAATTTTCTTATTTTCGTGTATGTATGAAGAATGTTGAAGATGATATAGAAGGATTCTAA